One stretch of Flavobacteriales bacterium DNA includes these proteins:
- the mazG gene encoding nucleoside triphosphate pyrophosphohydrolase → MDRRLEQFGRLLNIMDDLREKCPWDRKQTLESLRHLTIEETYELADAILDNDLEEIRKELGDILLHIVFYAKIGSEKNAFDIADVAEGICEKLISRHPHIYGDVKVADEEEVKANWEKLKLKEGKKSVLEGVPRSLPAMVKATRIQDKARGVGFDWDNREQVWDKVNEELVELKEEIDSNADRTKIESEFGDVLFSMINYARFIDIDPETALERTNKKFIKRFQYLESESKKDGKELSDMTLEEMDEYWNAAKKL, encoded by the coding sequence ATGGACCGAAGACTCGAACAGTTCGGACGATTGCTGAACATCATGGACGACCTGCGGGAGAAATGCCCGTGGGACCGTAAGCAGACGCTGGAGAGCCTGCGCCATCTGACCATTGAGGAGACCTACGAACTGGCCGATGCCATTCTGGACAATGATCTGGAAGAGATAAGGAAAGAACTGGGCGACATCCTGCTTCACATCGTTTTCTATGCCAAGATCGGTTCGGAGAAGAACGCATTTGACATTGCCGATGTGGCCGAGGGCATTTGCGAGAAGCTCATCTCGCGCCACCCTCACATTTATGGAGATGTGAAGGTTGCCGATGAGGAGGAAGTAAAGGCCAATTGGGAAAAACTGAAACTGAAAGAAGGCAAGAAATCCGTGTTGGAAGGCGTGCCCCGTTCATTGCCTGCCATGGTCAAGGCCACACGCATTCAGGACAAGGCGCGTGGAGTTGGTTTCGATTGGGACAACCGCGAACAGGTTTGGGACAAGGTGAATGAGGAGTTGGTAGAACTGAAAGAGGAGATCGATTCGAATGCCGATAGAACGAAGATCGAAAGCGAGTTCGGTGATGTGCTCTTTTCCATGATCAATTACGCGCGTTTCATTGACATTGATCCCGAAACGGCCTTGGAGCGCACCAACAAGAAATTCATCAAGCGTTTTCAGTATCTGGAATCAGAATCGAAAAAAGACGGAAAGGAACTTTCGGACATGACCTTGGAGGAAATGGACGAATACTGGAATGCAGCAAAGAAGCTGTGA